One Danio rerio strain Tuebingen ecotype United States chromosome 22, GRCz12tu, whole genome shotgun sequence genomic window carries:
- the si:ch211-255f4.6 gene encoding si:ch211-255f4.6 isoform X1 has product MTSALTRSFSVASSELSSASISERQRQSEKMSDPEPCRIKQEETEELIDVMVKEESEELSEDEEKHHVKTETISHTKTEQSFLMERAAENGFICTQCGKSYSRKCALKLHMRIHTGEKPFKCSHCDMSFFCSGYLKTHEMTHTGERPFVCAQCGKSYSHKNNLKLHMRIHTGEKPFKCSHCERRFSNAGHLKHHRMIHTGEKPFTCAQCGKSFTRQSCLAQHQQIHTGVSKHVCLMCQKTFIRAGNLRQHQMTHTGEKPYTCSHCDKSFSQFKVLKIHQRTHTGEKPFTCTQCGKSFTQSSHLNRHMLIHTGEKTHICDQCSKTFLRPCELKRHLKVHTKKSYSVKKQLSPSILRCARLAVMTSALTRSFSVESSELSSAAISERQRQSLLKDSEKMSDTEPCRIKQEETEELIDVMVKKEELGEDEEKHHVKSEEETHIKIEHSFSAERKAVNGITCTQCGKSFNQKNNLTIHMRIHTGEKPYTCTQCGKSFRHSTSFNKHMMIHNEENPHECDQCGKTFPNNFELRKHFRVQTNEKPYSCCVCGKSFTRQSHLRKHQKIHTGVRRHMCFECGKSFIRAADLRRHQMIHTGEKPYVCSHCGKSFRHSAHVKTHERIHTGEKPYSCSVCGKSFRRSSNLNEHKIIHTGKKTHKCDQCGKTFLRPCELKEHARVHTMERPYSCSDCGKSFKNVSYLNKHLKLHTGLRKHECFECKETFIYSASLKRHQRTHTGGKPYTCTQCGKSFIQSSHLNKHMKINTREKTHMSS; this is encoded by the exons ATGACGTCAGCGCTGACGCGTTCATTCAGCGTCGcgtcttcagagctgag CTCTGCCTCCAtcagtgaaagacaaagacagagtgagaagatgagtgatccagaaccctgcagaattaaacaggaagagactgaagaactaatag ATGTGATGGTGAAGGAGGAGAGCGAAGaactgagtgaagatgaggagaaacatcatgtcaaaactGAAACAATATCTCACACAAAAACCGAACAAAGTTTTTTAATGGAAAGAGCAGCTGAGAATGGTTTcatctgcactcagtgtggaaagagttacaGCCGCAAATGCGCTCTCAAgcttcacatgaggatccacaccggagagaaacccttCAAGTGTTCGCACTGCGACATGAGCTTCTTTTGTTCGGGATATCTGAAAACACACGAGatgacccacactggagagagaccgttCGTGTGCGcgcagtgtgggaagagttataGCCACAAAAACAACCTCAAgcttcacatgaggatccacactggggagaaaccattcaagtgttcacactgtgagaGGAGGTTTAGTAATGCAGGACACCTGAAACATCACAGAATGattcacacaggggagaaaccgttcacatgtgctcagtgtggaaagagtttcacacGGCAGTCGTGTTTAGCACAGCATCAGCAGATCCACACTGGGGTGAGTAAGCATGTCTGCTTAATGTGTCAGAAGACTTTTATTAGAGCTGGGAACTTGAGACAACACCAGATGacgcacactggagagaaaccgtacacgtgttcacactgcgacaagagcttCAGCCAGTTTAAAGTGCTGAAAATACAtcagaggactcacactggagagaaaccgttcacatgtactcagtgtgggaagagcttcacACAATCTTcacaccttaatcgacacatgctgatccacaccggagagaaaacGCACATATGTGATCAGTGCAGCAAGACATTTTTGAGGCCTTGCGAGCTGAAGAGACATCTTAAAGTTCATACAAAGAAATCTTACTCTGTAAAAAAGCAACTAAGTCCTTCC ATCCTCCGTTGCGCCCGCCTCGCCGTGATGACGTCAGCGCTGACGCGTTCattcagcgtcgagtcttcagagctgag CTCTGCTGCCAtcagtgaaagacaaagacagagtttattgaaggacagtgagaagatgagtgatacagaaccctgcagaattaaacaggaagagactgaagaactaatag atGTGATGGTGAAGAAGGAAGAACTGGGTGAAGATGAGGAGAAGCATCATGTCAAAAGTGAAGAAGAAACTCACATAAAGATCGAGCATAGCTTTTCAGCGGAAAGAAAAGCTGTAAACGGtatcacctgcactcagtgtggaaagagtttcaatcAGAAAAACAATCTCActattcacatgaggatccacactggagagaaaccgtacacatgCACGCAGTGCGGGAAGAGCTTCAGACACTCGACATCgtttaataaacacatgatgatccacaatgAAGAGAATCCACATGAATGCGATCAGTGTGGCAAAACATTTCCAAATAACTTCGAGCTGAGGAAACATTTTAGAGTTCAAACAAACGAGAAGCCTTATTCGTGTTGtgtgtgtggaaagagttttacacgACAGTCGCATTTGAGGaaacatcagaagatccacactggcgTGAGACGGCATATGTGCTtcgagtgtgggaagagttttattaGAGCTGCAGACTTGAGACGACAccagatgatccacactggagagaagccgtacgTGTGTTCACACTGCGGCAAGAGCTTCAGACATTCAGCACATGTGAAAACAcacgagaggattcacactggagagaaaccgtactcATGTAGTgtttgtgggaagagtttcagacgcTCATCAAATCTTAATGAACACAAGATAATCCACACCGGAAAGAAAACGCACAAATGTGATCAGTGCGGCAAAACTTTTTTGAGGCCTTGCGAGCTGAAGGAACACGCTAGAGTTCATACAATGGAGAGGCCTTATTCATGCTCTgactgtggaaagagttttaaaaatgtgtcatatttaaataaacatctgAAGCTCCACACTGGCCTGAGAAAGCATGAGTGCTT
- the znf1169 gene encoding uncharacterized protein isoform X1 — translation MTSALTRSFSVESSELSSAAIIKRQRQSLLKDSEKMSDPEPCRIKQEETEAQIDVIVNEESEELSEDEDKHHVKSESETYTKREKGFNCTQCGKCLTNKHTLKFHMMIHTGEKPFKCSHCDKSFICSGYLKTHEKTHTGERPHKCDQCGKTFSISSELRKHLRVHTNERPYSCSECGKSFARQSSLRQHRKIHTGVREFVCFECEMTFITAGNLKRHLRTHTKEKPNKCSHCDRRFSQLQSLKIHERIHTGEKPFVCFECGKGFSHQSHFKAHQHIHTGVREFVCVECGKGFITAADLKQHQWFHTGEKPYKCSHCDKTFSLLQILKTHERIHTGEKPYACTQCGKSFRQSSHLKKHMKIHTMENTNVIRAVKHF, via the exons CTCTGCCGCCATCATTAAAAGACAgagacagagtttattgaaggacagtgagaagatgagtgatccagaaccctgcagaattaaacaggaagagactgaagcacagatag ATGTAATAGTGAACgaggagagtgaagaactgagtgaagatgaggacaaacatcatgtcaaaagtgaaagtgaaacttaCACAAAGAGAGAAAAAGGTTTTaactgcactcagtgtggaaagtgtttaaccaacaaacacacactcaagtttcacatgatgatccacactggagagaaaccattcaagtgttcacactgcgacaagagcttCATTTGTTCAGGATATCTGAAAACACACgagaagacccacactggagagagaccacaCAAGTGTGATCAATGCGGCAAAACATTTTCGATTTCTTCAGAGCTGAGGAAACATCTTAGAGTTCATACAAACGAGAGGCCTTATTCATGctctgagtgtgggaagagtttcgcACGACAGTCAAGCCTAAGACAACATcggaagatccacactggtgtcaGAGAGTTTGTGTGCTTTGAGTGCGAGatgacttttattacagctggaAATCTGAAACGACACCTGAGGACTCACACTAAAGAGAAACCtaacaagtgttcacactgcgacaggAGATTCAGTCAGTTGCAATCACTGAAaatacatgagaggattcacactggagagaaaccgttcgtATGTTTTGAGTGTGGGAAGGGTTTTTCACATCAGTCTCATTTTAAAGCGCATCAGCATATCCACACCGgtgtgagagagtttgtgtgcGTTGAGTGTGGGAAGGGTTTTATTACAGCCGCAGACTTAAAACAACACCAGTGgtttcacactggagagaaaccttacaagtgttcacactgcgacaagacgTTCAGTCTTTTACAAatcctgaaaacacatgagaggattcacactggagagaaaccgtacgcatgtactcagtgtgggaagagtttcagacaatcatcacaccttaaaaagcacatgaagatccacacaaTGGAGAACACAAATGTGATCAGAGCggtaaaacatttttaa